AACGGGCATCGGTTCAACCCCAACAAGCTGCTGCTCGACCCCTACGCCAAGGCGGTCGAAGGGCAGGTCCACTGGGGGCAGTCGGTGTTCGGCTACGAGTTCGGCGACCCCGACTCCCGCAACGACGAGGACTCGGCCGCCGCCATGATGAAGGGCGTCGTCGTCAACCCCTTCTTCGACTGGGCGGGCGACCGGCTGCCGAAGACCCCGTATGCCGAGACCGTCATCTACGAGGCCCACGTCAAGGGGCTGACGCAGCTGCATCCCGAGATCCCCGAGGAGATCCGCGGCACGTACAGCGCGATCGCGCATCCCGCCGTCATCGAGCACCTCAAGCACATCGGCGTGACCGCGATCGAGCTGATGCCGGTGCACCAGTTCGTCAACGACTCCACCCTGCAGGAGAAGGGTCTCAGCAACTACTGGGGCTACAACACGATCGCCTTCCTCGCGCCGCAGAACACCTACTCCTCGACCGGTCAGCGCGGTCAGCAGGTGCAGGAGTTCAAGAGCATGGTGAAAGCCCTGCACGCCGCGGGCATCGAGGTCATCCTCGACGTGGTCTACAACCACACCGCGGAGGGCAACCACATGGGCCCGACGTTGTCGATGCGCGGCATCGACAACGAGGCGTACTACCGGCTCGAAGCCGACGACAAGCGGTACTACACCGACTACACCGGCACCGGCAACAGCATGAACGTCGGCAATCCGCACACCCTCCAGCTGATCATGGACTCCCTGCGCTACTGGGTGCTGGAGATGCACGTCGACGGCTTCCGGTTCGATCTGGCGGCGACCCTCGCCCGCGAGTTCTACGAGGTCGATCGACTCGCGGCCTTCTTCGAGATCGTGCAGCAGGATCCGGTGATCTCGCAGGTCAAGCTCATCGCCGAACCCTGGGACATCGGCCCCGGCGGCTACCAAGTGGGCAACTTCCCGCCGCAGTGGACGGAGTGGAACGGCAAGTACCGCGACACCGTCCGCGACCTGTGGCGCGGCGAGCCGGCGACACTGGGCGAGTTCGCGTCGCGGCTGACGGGCTCGGCAGACCTGTACGAGAACTCGGGGCGTCGACCGGTCGCCTCCATCAACTTCGTCACCGCGCACGACGGCTTCACGCTCCGCGACCTCGTCTCGTACAACGAGAAGCACAACGAGGCCAACGGCGAGGACAACAACGACGGCGAATCGCACAACCGATCGTGGAACTGCGGTGTGGAAGGCCCCACCGACGACCAGGGCGTCCTGATGCTGCGCGCGCGCCAGCAGCGCAACTTCCTTGCCACGCTGCTGCTCAGCCAGGGCGTGCCGATGATCTCGCACGGCGATGAGCTGGGCCGCACGCAGGGCGGCAACAACAACGGGTACGCGCAGGACAACGACATCACCTGGATCGACTGGAATCACGTCGATCAGCCGCTCGTGGAGTTCACGGCCGCCCTCGCCCGGTTGCGCCGCGAGCATCCGACGTTCCGGCGCAGCCGGTTCTTCGACGGCCGGCCCGTCCGCCGCGAGGAGGGTGCGCCGCTGCCCGACATCGCGTGGCTGCGCCCCGACGGCACCGAGATGCAGCCCGAGGACTGGGAGTCCGGCTTCGGCCGGGCGGTCGGGGTGTTCCTCAACGGCGACGGCATCCGTGAGCGCGATCGGCGCGGCGAGCAGATCGAGGACCGCCACTTCTTCATCCTGTTCAACGCGGGCGACGAAGGGCTCTCGTTCACGATCCCGCGTGCCGAGTTCAGTCCGCAGTGGGAGATCGTCGTCGACACCACGGGCCAGCTCACCGACACCGAGCCGCGCCGCGGGGGAGAGGCCGTGGAGCTCGCGGGTCGCTCGCTCATCGTCCTGCGCGACTATCAGGAGGACAAGCCCGACGTCGACCACTCCGTCGCCGCGTCGCTGGCGGCGCTGACGGTGCCGATCGACATCGTCCGCTCCCCGGCCCCGCAGACCGAGCTGCCGCACTGACCGTGATCGCCGACAGCCGCGGTCTTCCCGCATCCACCTACCGTCTGCAGGTGCGTGCGTCGTTCGACCTGGATGCCGCCGCCGCCGTCACCGACTACCTGCGCGATCTCGGCGTCGACTGGGCCTACCTGTCGCCGATCCTGCAGGCGGCCTCCGGCTCCGACCACGGCTACGACGTCGTTGACCCGACGAGAGTGGACGACGATCGGGGCGGCCGGACTGGGCTCGAGCGCTTCGTCGACGCCGCACGGGCCGCGGGCCTCGGCATCCTCGTCGACATCGTGCCGAACCATCAGGGCGTTGCCGATCCGACCGAGAACCCGTGGTGGTGGGACGTCCTGACCCACGGGCGCGCTTCCCGATTCGCGCAGGGCTTCGACATCGATTGGGCGCACGGCGCCGAACGCGTCGTGCTGCCGGTGCTGGGCGGCGACCTCGACGAGGTGCTCGGCGCCGGCGAGATCGAGGTACGGCCTGCGACCACCGACGACGAGACCGGGACGGCCCGCTACTACGACCTCGTCCTCCCCCTCGCACCCGGCACGGCGCCGCTGCACGCGACGACCGACCGCACGGCCGTTCGCGACGTGCTCGAACGCCAGCACTGGCGGCTCACGTCGTGGCGGCGGGATGCCGCGGAGCTCAACTACCGCCGTTTCTTCACGGTGACCTCGCTCGCGGGGGTGCGCGTGGAGCTGCCCGACGTGTTCGCGGCGTCGCACCTCGAGATCCTCCGATGGGTGCGAGAGGGGCTCGTCGACGGCCTGCGCATCGACCACCCCGACGGCCTCGCCGATCCAGGCGGCTATCTCGACGCGCTCGCCGCGGCGGTCGCACAGGCGCGCGGCCCCGCGTCGACTCGCAGCTTCCCCGTCTACGTGGAGAAGATCCTCGAGCCCGGCGAGCAGCTGCCGGGCTGGTGGGCGACGACGGGCACCACCGGCTACGATGCGCTCGGGGAGATCGACCGCGTGCTCGTCGACCCGGCCGGTGAGGCGGCTCTCACCGCAGAGGACGAGCGGCTGCGCGGCGCCCGGCTGAGCTGGGTCGACATGATCGCCGGGACCAAGCGGGAGATCGCCGACACGTCTCAGGCGGCGGAGGTGGGGCGGCTCATCCGCTGCCTGCCGCCGTCCCTGCGGGCCGGTCTGGGCGACGATCGCGCGCGCGACGCATTCGCGGAGCTGCTGGCAGCCTTCCCCGTCTACCGCGCGTATCTTCCCGCCGGCCCCGACGTGCTCGCGGATGCCGTGGCTGCGGCATCCCTTCGGCGTCCCGACCTGGCGGATGCGCTCGCCCAGGTCGCCGATGCCGTCGCGGACGCCTCGTCCGAGCTGTCGCGTCGTTTCATGCAGACGACCGGGCCGGTGATGGCCAAAGGTGTCGAAGATCGCGCCTTCTACCGATACACGCGCCTCACCTCGCTCACCGAGGTGGGCGGCGATCCGTCGCAGTTCGCTCTGCCGGTCGAGGGTCTGCACGCCGCCTTCGCGCGTCGGCAGGCGTCGTGGCCGGCTGCGCTGACGACCCTGACGACGCACGACACGAAACGCTCCGCCGATGTCCGCGCGCGCCTGTCCGTGCTCGCGGAGATGCCCGATCGCTGGGCGGCGGCGCTCGACGCGCTGCGTGCGGAGGGCTCCACCGGCGATGGTCCGCTCGACGCGCTGCTGTGGCAGGCGGTCGTGGGCGCATGGTCGGACGATCCCGCCCTCCCCGAGCGGCTGCACGCATACGCCGAGAAGGCGGCGCGCGAGGGCGACGTCGGCACCAGCTGGACCGATCCCGATGAGGCGTTCGAGGCGCGCGTGCACGCGCTGATCGATGCCGCTTTCGGTGCGGCGCGCCCGATCGTGGAGAGCGTCGTGCGCGACCTCGTCGCGCCGGGCCGATCCAACGCGCTCGCCGCCGCGCTGCTGCACCTGGCCGGTCCCGGCGTGCCGGACGTGTACCAGGGCACCGAGCTGTGGGACCTCTCGCTGGTCGACCCCGACAACCGGCGCCCGGTGGACATCGAGCGCCGCCGCGAACTGCTCGCCCGCCTGGACGGCGGATGGATGCCGGGTATCGACGATTCCGGCGCGGCCAAGCTGCTGGTGGTCTCGCGGACGCTGCGCCTGCGGCGCGAGCGCCCCGAACTGTTCTCCCGTTACGTCGCGCTCCCGGTCGTGGGCGCGGCCGACGCGCACGCCCTGGCGTTCGATCGCGGAGGCGCGGTCGCCGTCGCGACGAGGCTGCCGGTCGGTCTCGCTGACCGCGGCGGCTGGGGCGGGACGGCCGTGATGCTTCCGGCGGGTCGGTGGCGCGACGCATTCACCGGGCGTGAGATCGACGGCGGGGCCGCGAGCCTCGGCATCCTGCTCGCCGACCTGCCGGTCGCCCTGCTGACGCGGGCCTGAGCGTCGGCGCGGCGCGTTTCGACTCGTCGCTGCGCTCCTCGCTCAACGACCGGGGGCGCCCCCACTCCGGTCGTTGAGCGAGCACAGCGAGTCGAAACGCAGAGCGCAGCGAGCCGAAACGCCTCGCGTGTGACGTTTCGTGACGTTCGCTTACGTCACGTGACCGGCGGCTGGTCGCGATGGCCCGTGCCGTGATGGGGTGGATCATCCCGCACACCGCAGCGCCGCCCGGCGCACACCAGGAGACCACCATGTCCCGACTCACCCGCACGACTCTCGCGGCGGCATCCACCCTCGCCGCCGTCGCCCTCCTCGCCGGCTGCGCGTCCGGCGCCGCCACCCCGTCCGCCTCCGCAGGCGGCGAGCCCCAGACGGGCGGCACCCTCACCTACCTCGAGCCGCAGACCTGGACGACCCTGTATCCGCCGTCCGCGGGCTTCTACCCCAACGGCGGCATCGTCAACAACGTGACCGACCGGCTGCTCTACCAGAACCCCGAGACGCTCGAGCTCGAGCCGTGGATCGCCACCGACTACAAGGTCAACGACGACGCCACCGAGTACACGTTCGACCTGCGCACCGATGTCACCTACTCCGACGGCATCCCGCTGACCGCCGCGAACGTCGTGAAGAACATCGACCTCTACGGCAAGGGTGACAAGGCTCGGGCGCTTCCGGTGTCGGAGGCGATCAACAACTACGACCACGGCGAGGTGACCGGCGACCACACGGTGGTGTTCCACTTCACCGCGCCGTCGCCCGGCTTCGCGCAGGCCGTCTCGACCATCAACTCGGGCCTGCTGTCGGATGCGACGCTCGATCGCACCAGCGAGCAGTTCGGCCCGGGCAACGCCACCAAGATCATCGGCAGCGGTCCGTTCGTCATCTCCGACGAGCAGATCGGCACGCAGACTAGCGTCACCGCGCGCAAGGACTACAACTGGGCGCCGCCGTCGCTGAAGCATCAGGGCGCCGCCTACCTCGCGGGCGTCAACTACGTCGTCGCGGCGGAGAACAGCGTGCGCGTCGGCACCGTCGTCGCCGGCCAGGCCGACATCGCGCGCAACATCCCGGCCCCCGACGAGGCGCAGTTCGCCGCTGGAGGCCTCTCGCTGCACGCCGCCGCGACCAACGGCGTGAACAACGGCCTGAGCTTCCGCTTCCGCGAGCCGCGTCTGGCGGACGTGCGCGTGCGTCAGGCGATCATCGCCGGCATCGATCGTCAGAAGATCGTCGACACCCTGTTCACGAAGAACTATCCGCTGGCCACCGGGGCGCTCGCCAAGACGGCGCTCGGCTACGTCGACACCTCCTCCTACTACACCTACGATCCCGCCAAGGCCGCGTCGCTGCTGGATGCCGCGGGCTGGACCCTCGGATCCGACGGCATCCGTGCCAAGGACGGCCAGAAGCTGACGCTGAGCTTCAACGAGGCGCTGCCGCAGCCGCGCTCGAAGGAGGTCGTGACCCTCATCCAGGAGCAGCTGGGCAAGCTCGGCATCCAGGTGAACCTGTTCGCCGGCGACATGGCCGCGCAGACCAAGGCGTCGACCGACCAGAGCGTCATCCAGGTGTACCACTCCATGGTCGGCCGCGCGGACTTCGATGTGCTGAAGTCGCAGTACTTCTCGAAGAACCGCAACACGCTGCTCAACCTGAACCCGGCTGACGGCAGCATCGGCGACCCGCAGCTCGACACGCTTCTGCAGGCCATCGCCTCCGAGCCGACCACGGCCCAGCGTCAGGCGGCATCCGAGGCGGCGCAGACCTACCTCGCCGAGAACGCGTACATCCTGCCGATCTTCGAGGAACCGCAGGTCTTCGGCCTGACGGCCAAGGTCCAGGGCTTCGAGACCGAGTCGGTCGGACGCCCGACCTTCTACTCGACCTGGCTCGCGGGCTGAGTCGGGAAATCCGGGAATCCATGACGTACGTCCTTCGTCGTGTGGGCCAGGCGGTGCTCGTGCTCGCTCTGGCCTACACGGCGGCCTACCTGCTGCTGGCCGCGCTCCCCGGTGACGCCGTCATCGCCCGGTACGGGAGCCCCGAGCTGGGGCTCACCCCCGAGCAGATCGAGGCGATCCGCCAGTCGCTGGGTGCCGATCAGCCGCTCGTCGTCCAGTACGTCCGCTCGATCGCGGGCTTCCTGACGGGAGACTTCGGCTACTCGGTGGCCAGCGGTGCCGCCGTCTCCGATCTCATCGCGACGGCGCTGCCGCCCACGCTGACCCTCGCGGTGCTCGGACTCGCGCTGGCGGTGTTCCTCGCGGTGACGATCGCCTTCACCGCGACCTACGGTGGGGGTCGCCTGCTGCGCCGGGTGTTTCGCGGCATCCCGCCGCTGTTCGTGTCGCTGCCGGTGTTCTGGATCGGCATCATCCTGATCCAGGTGTTCTCCTTCCGCCTGGGTCTGGTCCCGGTGATCGGGGCGAACCCGGTGCAGGCACTGATCCTGCCGGTGATCACGCTGGCGATCCCGATCGCGGCCCCCCTCTCCCAGGTGCTGATGCGTTCGATCGACGAGGTCCGCGAGCAGCCGTTCGTGGCGGTGGTCCGTGCGCGCGGGGCCAGCACGCCGTGGCTGCTGTGGCGAAACGTCGCCCGCAACGCGCTGCTGCCGACCCTCACGATGGCCGGCCTGCTGTTCGGCGAGCTCGTGGGCGGCGCGGTCGTGACCGAGACGGTCTTCGCGCGCGCCGGCATCGGTCAGCTGACGGCGCAGGCCGTCGCCAACCGCGACACCCCGGTGCTGCTCGCCGTCGTCGTGATCTCCACGGTCGCCTTCGTCGTCATCAACCTGATCGTCGACCTGCTGTATCCCGTGCTCGACGCGCGACTGCGCACCGCCGGCCGTGCCCGCGGGTCGGCCGCGGCACCGCGCGAGGAGGCCGCCGACCGTGCCGTCAACGAGCTCGTGGATGCCGAGGTCGGCACCCCCATCGCGGCCACCACTTCCTCCCGAGGAGAAAACCGATGACCGCTCTGGCCACCACCGCCGGACTCGACGGCGCCGCCGCCACGGGTCCGGGCGCGGGTCCGTCCGCCGACCGGGGCATTCGATGGGCGGCGCTCCTCGCGCGCGTCGGGTTCGTCCTGCCCGCGCTCGTCATCCTCGTCGCGCTGCTCTGGGCGCTGTTTCCGGGACTGTTCACGGGGCAGAACCCCACCGAGACCGTCGCGCCCGCGCTGCAGGCGCCCAGCCCCGAGCACTGGTTCGGCACCGACGCGACCGGCCGCGATCTCTACACCCGCGTCGTCTACGGGGCGTCGCAGTCGATCATCGGCGCTCTCATCGCGGTGCTCGTCGGTCTCGTCGTCGGCACCGCCGTCGGCCTCGCCGCCGGCGCGCTCGGCGGCGCCGTCGACGAAACGCTCATGCGTCTCGTCGACGTGCTGCTCGCAATCCCCGGTCTGCTGCTGTCGCTCAGCGTCGTCATCCTGCTCGGCTTCGGCACCACGAGCGCGGCCGTCGCGGTCGGAGTCACCTCGATCGCCGTGTTCGCCCGGCTGGCGCGCTCGCGAGTCGTCAGTGTGCGCGTGTCGGACTTCGTCGAGGCCGCTTACGGCTCGGGCGGCACGTTCCTCGGCGTGCTGTGGCGCCACATCCTGCCCAACTCGTTGACTCCGGTGATCGCGCTGGCGGCGCTGCAGTTCGGCTCGGCGATCCTGCAGATCTCGACCCTCGGCTTCCTCGGCTACGGCGCGCCGCCGCCCACGCCCGAGTGGGGCCTGCTGATCGCCGAGGGGCGCAACTACGTCGCCACCGCCTGGTGGCTCACGGTCTTGCCCGGCCTGATCGTCGTCGTCGTCGTGCTGGCGACCAACCGCCTCAGCCAGGCCCTTCGAGGAGGGGATGCCGCATGAGCGCGCAGCCGCTGCTGTCCATCCGCGACCTCGCCGTCCAGTACCGCACGCGGCGCGGAACGGTCGACGCCGTCCGCGGCGTCTCGTTCGACGTCGAGGCGGGGGCGGTCACGGCTCTGGTCGGCGAGTCCGGTTCGGGCAAGACGACCGTGGCCCAGTCGGTCATCGGCCTGCTCGCCGCCAACGGCCGCGTGTCGGGCGGAAGCATCCGCCTCTCCGAGCGCACCGACGGCCTGACCGATCTCGTCGGGTTGTCCGAGCGGCGGTGGCGTCACCTGCGCGGTCGGTGCATCGCCCTCATCCCGCAAGACCCCGGCAACTCCCTCAACCCGGTCGCAACCATCGAGTGGAGCGTCGCCGAGGCGCTGCGCATCCACGGGTGGAAGGATCGCGTCAAGATCCGCGCGCGCGTCATCGATCTGCTGGAACGCGTCGGTATCGACGACCCTGAATCCCGCGCGCGCCAGTACCCGCATGAGCTGTCGGGCGGTATGCGCCAGCGCGTGCTCATCGCCGCCGCGCTCGCGCTCGAGCCCGAGCTGATCATCGCCGACGAGCCGACGAGCGCGCTCGATGTCACCGTGCAGCGCACGGTCCTCGACCTGCTCGACGAGCTGCGGACCGAGACCGGCACCGGCATCCTCTTCATCACGCACGACCTCGCCGTCGCCGCCGACCGCTCCGACGCGCTCGTCGTCATGCAGGCAGGTCGGGTGCAGGAGGCCGGACCGACCGCTCAGGTGCTCACCGCGCCGACGTCGCCCTACACCCGCACGCTCCTGGCCGACGCCCCCTCGCTCGCGCGCGTCGTCGAGCGGGCGGCGCCGCCGGCCCCGACATCCGCACCCCTGGTCGAGGTCACCGGGCTCACGCAGGAGTTCCGCCGCGCCGGGCGTTCACCGTTGGTCGCCGTCGACGACGTGTCGTTCACGGTGGCGCGCGGGACGACGCACGCGCTGGTCGGCGAGTCGGGCTCGGGCAAGACCACGACGGGACGCTCGATCGCGGGCTTCAACGACCCGACGCGCGGCACCATCCGCGTCGGCGGCACCGAGGTCACCGCGCTCGCCGGCGGACGTGCTCGCCGCGCGTTCCACCGCACCACCCAGCTGGTCTACCAGAACCCCTACGCCTCACTCGATCCGCGTCAGAGCATCGGCGACATCCTCGCCGAGCCGCTGCGCAACTTCGGCATCGGCAGCGGCGGCGAGCGGGCCGAGCGGGTGGCCCATCACCTCGAGCTGGTCGCTCTCGCGCCCGAGATCGCGTCGCGGCATCCGCGGGAGCTTTCCGGCGGGCAGCGTCAGCGTGTCGCCATCGCGCGCGCCCTGATCGTCGAACCCGAGCTGGTCGTGCTCGACGAGGCCGTCTCGGCGCTGGACGTCACCGTGCAGGCCCAGATCCTGCGGCTGCTCGCCCGGCTGCAGAGCGACCTGGGCCTCACCTACGTGTTCATCTCCCACGACCTCGCCGTCGTGCGTCAGATCGCCGACACGGTCTCGGTACTGCGTCGGGGGCGTCAGGTCGAGCATGGCCCGGCCGCCGAGGTCTTCGCCGGTCCTCAGCACGCCTACACGCGCGAGCTCCTCGCGGCGATCCCCGGGGCATCGCTGCGCTCAGAGTCCGCATCCACGCCGGCGGCCCTGACCGCCCCCGACTCCGCCGCCCCTCATCAGGAAGAGGTATCCGCATGAGCGGTCCCCGTCTCGGCTTCTTCAGCCGCGTGCTCGAAGAGGCCTCCGCCGCCGATCGTTACCGGTTCGCGATCGAACAGATCGCCCACGCGGAACAGGCCGGCTTCGCTTCGGCCTGGCTCGCGCAGCACCATTTCGGCGAGCACGAGGGCGGCCTGCCGTCGCCGTTCGTGCTGCTGGCCGCCGCCGCGGAGCGCACGAGCCGCATCGCGCTGGCCACCGGCGTCGTCACTCTTCCGCTGGATGACCCGCTGCGCGTCGCCGAGGATGCGACGGTGCTCGATCAGATCAGCGGCGGACGCGTGCAGCTGGGGCTGGCCACCGGGGGGACGCCCTCCTCGTTCGCGGCGTTCGGTCGCGAGTCCGACCGTCGCCGCGAGATCTTCGCCGATCACCTCGACGTGCTCCTCGACGCCCTCGAAGGGCGCGGCGTGCGCGGCACCGACTCGCGCATCTATCCCGCCGCGGGCGATCTGTCGGCGCGCATCTGGCAGGCGACGTTCTCGATCGACGGCGGCCGCCGGGCAGGGGAGCGCGGCGACGGCCTGCTGCTCTCGCGCACGCAGCCGCGCACGCCGGACGCACCCGACGCGCCGCTGCACGAGCTGCAGCTGCCGATCATCGAGGCCTACCGGGCCGCTCTTCCCGACGGCGCCCCCGTCCGCGTCCTCGCCTCCCGGACGGCGCTCGTCGTCGACCCGGAGAACCGTACGCGCGCGCTCGAGTTGGCCGGTGACGGCCTGCGTCACCTCGCGCGCACGATGTTCGGCCTCGACACCGACGGCGTCTCCCTCGACGAGCTCGTCCGCCTCACCGATACCCACGTCGGCACCGTCGACGAGGTGGTCGCATCGCTGTCGGCCGATCGCACACTGCCCGAGGCGAGCGACGTCTCGTTCCAGGTGCACTCGATCGCGGCGACCCACGAGCTGACCCTCCGCTCCCTCGAGCTGCTGGCCGGCGAGGTCGCCCCGCGCCTCGGCTTCGCCGTCGGAGCGGACGCCGCCGCCGCGCTCCACCACGCCCATCGTCCGCTCGCCCTCGTCGCCTCCTCGGAAGGACTCGCATGACCACCCCCAGCGCCGACATCATCGACCTGCTCGCCGGCATCGCGCCGAGCGATCCGCTCGCCGCGGTGCGCGAGAAGCGCGCGCAGGCCCGCGAGAACGCCCAGCGCAGCTTCGAGGCGCTGCTCGAGCCCGCCGAGCCGGGCACGTTCGCGCTGGCGGAGCGGTACGCGCTCGCCTCGTTCGTCTCGCAGCTGCACGGTTTCGACGCGGCGACCGCGTTCTACGGCGACCTCCTGGGCGACGAGAGCCCCGCGTTGACCTCCGTCGTCGCGTCCGCCGCGGCCTCCGCCGCCGCGACCGGGCCGTTCGGCGCCTATCGCGAGCCGCGCCTACAGGCGGAGTCCACCGACGGCGTGCGCTGGACTCCGGATGCCGCGACCGCGTCCGCCCTGGGCCCGCGACTGTCCGGCGCGTTCGCGCACGCACATCTGCTCGTCTTCCGTCCGCGCGAGGCGCGCGCCGAGGCGCTTCAGGACCTCGTGGATACCGGGTGGAGCCCCGACGACATCGTCTCGCTGTCGCAGCTCATCGCCTTCCTGAGCTTCCAGCTGCGTGTGGCCTGGGGGCTGCGCGCGCTGGCCGCGGCATCCGCACCGGTCGCCGCCTCCGCCGCCTCCGCCACCGTTTCCGAAGGAGCCTGAGATGACCGACGTCGTCACCACCTACGCCGACCTGGCTCGACCCGACGCGTTCACCCAGGAAGGACTCGGCTGGGTCCCGTGGCTGCTTCCCGTGGCCGAGGACGAGCTCACCGATGCCCAGCGCGATGCGCTCATCGAGCCCGCACGCGCGAAGATGCCGTACTTCCGACTGCTCGCCCGCGACCCCGAGGCGCTCCGCGCCCGCACGCTGACCGACCTCGACATCTTCTACAACGTCACCGGCGGCATCGGCCGCGCCGAGCGAGAGCTCGCCGCCGCCGCGACCTCGCGCCACAACGGCTGCGTCTTCTGCGCGTCGGTGCACGCCGCCGCCGCGACCCGCGAGTCCGGCCGCGAGGCCGACGTGCAGCGGCTGCTCGACGAGGGCGTGGACGCCGACCTCGGCGACGAGACGTGGAACGCGGTGGTCGCGGCATCCGTCGCCCTCGCCGACACCCCGTTGGCGTTCGGTGAACCAGACATCGCGCGCCTGCGGGCGGCCGGGCTCGACGATGTCGAGATCGTCGACGTCATCGGCGGCGCCGCGTTCTTCAACTGGGCGAACCGGCTCATGCTGTCGCTCGGCGAGCCCGAGGTTCCCGCCCGCCGCGCCTCCACCCGATAACCCGACACCACGAGGACATCATGAGCATCCCCACCCTTCTGGACCACGTCGTCATCGCCGGTCCCGATCTCGCCGCGCTGGTCGACTGGTTCGCCGAGCGCACCGGCGTCGTCGCCGCACCCGGCGGCGCCCACCCGACCGGCACCGCCAACGCCCTCGTCGCGCTCACCGTCGACGGCCGCCGCGGACCGCAGTACATCGAGCTGATCGGTCCCAACCCAGCCCGCCCCGAGCCGGAGCTGCCGGAGACCTTCGGCATCTCGACGCTCACCGCGCCGAGCGTGCAGGCGTACGCGGTGCATCCCGCCGACATCGAGGCCACCGTGGCCACGGCGCGCGCGGGCGGCTACGACCCGGGAGACGTCAGCGACCTCTCCCGCCGCACGCCCGACGGCACCCTGCTGGAGTGGCGGCTCACGCGCGGCGAGAACCGTCGTATCGACGTGCCCTTCCTCATCGACTGGGGCACCACCGCGCAGCCCGGACTCAGCGACATCCCCACGATCGAGCTGATCTCGCTCGTTCGCACCGAGCCCGACCCCGCGCCGCTGCAGGCGATCCTGGCCGCCTACCGGCTGGGCGACGGCGTCGCGGAGGTCGTGGCGGGTGCGGAGTCGGGCTTCCGGCTGACGCTCCGCCGCGCCGACGGCGAGCTCGTCGAGCTGTGAGCGTCGACGCCGAGATCGCGGCGGCGGTCGAGCAGCTGCGTCCCGAGCTGGAGCGGCTCGCGCGCGAGCTGTACGACCAGCCCGAGATCGGCTTCGAGGAGCACGCGTCGGTCGCCCGCATCGCGGCGCTGCTGGCGGCGCACGGGGTGGATGCCGAGGTCGGAGCCTTCGGACTCGACACCGCCCTGCGGGCGAGCACGGCCGCGGCGGGCGCGGCATCCGGCCCGCACTTCGCGATCATCGCCGAGTACGACGCCCTGCCCGGCATCGGCCACGCCTGCGGGCACAACGTGATCGCGGCCGTCGCCGTGGGCGCATACCTCGCGGCCGCGCCGGTGGTCGCCGGCCTCGGTGGGCGGTTGTCGCTCATCGGCACCCCCGCTGAGGAGAACGGCGGCGGCAAGGAGCTCATCATCCGCGCCGGCGGCTTCGACGACGTGGATGCCGCGGGCATGGTGCACCCCTCGAGCGGATCGGGCACGAGCTCCGTGCTCGGCCAGCGCACGACGGGCGTGCGCCGCATTGCGGTGACCTACCACGGGCGGGCCGCGCACGCCGCGGGGGCGCCGTGGCTCGGCCGCAACGCGCTCGACGGCGTCGTGACGGCGTACCAGAGCATCGCGCAACTTCGCCAGCACATCCTGCCGACCGATCGCCTCCACGGCATCATCACCGACGGCGGCGCCGCGCCCAACATCGTGCCCGAGCGCGCCTCGGCGCTGTTCTACGTGCGCTCCGCCGACGTCGATCAGCTGCGGGAGCTCACCGATCGCGTCGTTGCCGTGCTCGAAGGCGC
The sequence above is a segment of the Microbacterium sp. PM5 genome. Coding sequences within it:
- a CDS encoding VOC family protein, producing MSIPTLLDHVVIAGPDLAALVDWFAERTGVVAAPGGAHPTGTANALVALTVDGRRGPQYIELIGPNPARPEPELPETFGISTLTAPSVQAYAVHPADIEATVATARAGGYDPGDVSDLSRRTPDGTLLEWRLTRGENRRIDVPFLIDWGTTAQPGLSDIPTIELISLVRTEPDPAPLQAILAAYRLGDGVAEVVAGAESGFRLTLRRADGELVEL
- a CDS encoding amidohydrolase → MSVDAEIAAAVEQLRPELERLARELYDQPEIGFEEHASVARIAALLAAHGVDAEVGAFGLDTALRASTAAAGAASGPHFAIIAEYDALPGIGHACGHNVIAAVAVGAYLAAAPVVAGLGGRLSLIGTPAEENGGGKELIIRAGGFDDVDAAGMVHPSSGSGTSSVLGQRTTGVRRIAVTYHGRAAHAAGAPWLGRNALDGVVTAYQSIAQLRQHILPTDRLHGIITDGGAAPNIVPERASALFYVRSADVDQLRELTDRVVAVLEGAALATGTRAEIDVDPVPPYLPLQTNTALTSRWVDAFAARGHEVPPPAAPPQGGPSTDMGNVSRLIPSIHPSLGLGGPDDVFPHNAAFAELTVLPAATDALVDAAVALAATAVAYAADPELRAAAAAEFAASGGPSRWED